The following nucleotide sequence is from Toxoplasma gondii ME49 chromosome IV, whole genome shotgun sequence.
CAGAGGAGCGggccaggaagaagacgccggaGAAAGCGGAAGCGAAACGCCTTCCAGCAGACAGCCGTTGCTGAAGTCAGAAGATCGAGAGTCTCCTCGACCCCACTCAGCCGTTGTCTCCGAGGACAGATACGGTAAAATGGAGACTGGGCTGCCTctcagacggagaagaagcgcagtGGAGAGATtttgcagaaaaaagaaacaagacgTAGCTTTCGGAATCAACCTGGGCGTCGTCGCAGGAGTTTGTGCAGGCAGTTGGTTTGGAGCCGCTCTCCAGTATTTTGTGCCAAGCAGTTGGTAGGTCTCAAGTGAGCAGGCGTAGCGAGGCATTGAGCAACTACGTCGAACGAGAGCCAGGAAGGTGAGGGGAGACTCAGTGGCAGACACATATCGGTGATAAGAGGAGCGTGAGGAACGAGGTCGAATCAGAGACAGTAAAGCGTTGACGGCCGGAGAATTGCAGCGAGTAAAATGAGGGGAACGACACGGAACTCGAATGCAAGCAATcgaacaagaggagagagagaaggggatcacggagaagaagcactgTTCTAATGGGATGGAAACAGAACCAGAGGAAGACCGACACGAAGTGACAGAGACGTGATAAAGTTGACAGCAAAGCAAGTGCGTATATGGCGCTGGAAGGACCTTCCACGCATTTGAGGCGGGTGTCACTTCTGCTTTCCTGTTTATTGCTGGCTGTTGTTCAAGTGCATTGGCGACTCCATTTCAAAATGAGTGCGGTGCGATGTGGAAGCTTGTACGCGCCAGCAATTTAACCTTGTCTGTGGAGCTCCGGATTTCTACGCGGCTTCTGACTGCAGCGGATCGCAACACGGATTGAGTTCTTTTTATGCTCTCTGCACCCACGCGTTGATattctgtttctctggagcAGAAAGCTGTCGACGACGCTGCTGTCTGCCGTGCACCCCGAAACTTTTCGTAACAGACTAGTGCCAGACGCAGTATgtgtgaagaaaaaagcggGGGATGCAGTAATCATGTCTGCTGGCGGTTTGGCTGGTAGATCATTCACTCCCGTCATACCGCAGGCTGTGGAACAGCATTggtttcttcgctgctgcacTGTTCACCTACGTACACTCCAACTGAAATGCAGATGTAGACCAACCAAAGCACAGGTAAGCATTTCGTTGAAAGGACATCAGCGGTGAACTTAAATCTCATGGACGGGACACGAAACATGTACTGTCACCCTCACAGCATGATTGACAGAAAtgaagacagacgaaaaagaactACATTTTCCACTGTTCCACTTCATACGTTCGGTACTCCTTTCCCCGGGGAAGACACACAGGCGGAGCACAAGAAGGGACGAAATGGGATAGCGACAAGACAGCATGGTTGGAGTGACTTGACTGTTTCTTGCCATCTCCTGCCACAACAACAAACGATGGAAAAAGGCGATAGACGCCCCCCAGCAATGAATACGTATTACTCCTACGCACAGTGCAAGCACCACCGTGAGCTCAtcagcgagagacagcgatgAAACAAGTGGCAGTTCATTTCCCCTCGTCATTTGAGAGTGCTCAAATGTATGCGTGTCTCCAGAAACGTCAAAAGCATGTTTCTCTATCCGCTGGAGGGGATACCCGCCATTGAACCTGCACTCACACTTACGTTTGTGTGCAACCATGCATCACGCCCTGTCGAAAGAAGGGTGTTGAATTTATCAACGTACATTTCCACCCCAGTCATACAGAGAAAAATGTAATACACAGATGACTGCGTATCAGCTCAAGAAAGCCACGAAAGTTATTTGCTGGCCTACTCGCAAGTAATTCTGTCCTCAAATGCTTATCGGCAGATACCTATCCATGCACAGAGAACCGAGGGACCTGCGTGAAGCAAGAGGATttcccttcttttttcgtGGTCCTCTTTCGTCGTGggcacagaagaaacaacgcaCAGATAGAAAGCATGACAAATGCGCAACGATAATAGGCTCCGACACACGGATCAGCCGAAGGCATGTACATGTGCGGAGATGTATCTCGTCCCTGTCTTCGCGACATAATGAAAGTCGATTCCAAACGTATAAACTGAAATATGAATGCATACATTTTTAATTGACCATGTTGTGTTTGTAGtgctctcgtttttcgtAAGGCTGAGAGAACCACTCTTCTTCATTTGCCTCAGTTTCACAAATCTCTGGACGCATTTCTACGTTTCTCTTCGACGTCCACGCTACTCGAGGGCAAGGCGCTTCCAGGCCTCCTCGGTGCGTTGTCAGTTCACCAGGGCTCGTgtccgtcgctctcgccaGATCTCGTCTGCTCTAAAAGATTGTCATCTTCTGCTGTGAAGGCTTGATGTGTCAGGCCTAAAGAACGCAACCGAGAGACAGACCCTGCGGTCACGTCCGGGCGCCGTGACGATTGCGTGTTGCCTAAGGCGCTGGGTTTCGgtctggaaagaaaagagaaagacaggtCATGGGAAGAGCCTCAGTTCAGGCATTGTGTCAACCCGGCTGATTGTGCACACAGGCAGGCAAGAAAACGGTGAATATACctcaggagacagagcgagagcggCCACTAAGTCAGTTGTACATTCGATCATGACTGATCCTAATGCAGGACTTTTCCCACAGAAATCTTCTGTGGAGTCTTAGATGAATAGAGAGCTTCGCCTGAGTATGTATCAATCGCCCTTCCACAGGACAGAATGTGAACTGCGTTCGACGAGATTCCCCTGtgattcgttttctcctgtcCGCCTAGACGCAAGACACTTCCACGTCCCACGAGCGAGGACAGCGACGCATTGTCATTTCCACGACTTATGAAGTTTCTCCCGCCTTTCACCCATGTgcaccttcttccttctAGATGCTTGgcccttcttccttgtcgctTACTGTCTGTGAGACTCTTCACCACCAGAGCCAAGAGGATCGTAGCCACCGCGGGCGTGGTCCATCCCTCCGTCCCCCCGCCGCGCTGCGTCTTGGTGTTTCTTTCCAGCGCTGAGGACAGTTGAATAGAGGAAAATTTCAGTTCATGAAACGCCACCTGCATGCTCAACCAACTTCCGTGCAAACTCGGTGTATTTGTTTCTATAGAAACGCGGgaggacagaaggaaaccaacgcagcggcgcatgcacgaacgACCGTCCCGCGTGTGTGGTGTCTCCTAGAGAAGGAAACACTGGAATGTGAGAGGCActggagacagtggagacaaaTCAAACGAAAAGTTTATTTGCTCATCTATGACTACAGAACATGGTGAGCGAACGGGATAGAAAACAAACAAAGATATCGGAAGCAAAAGATTTGGGAGACTCACTTTCCTGATATGGACGCCGCCATGCCCTGACGAATGTAGCGCTCATTCACTTTCAGTTGGCGAGCGACCGGCGCGAAGCCGCAAATGATACCAAGGAGCAATCCAACGCCTGCGCCCACTGAAAACGCGACCCAACAGGAAAACCGGACACGAAAAAGATAAAGAAAAATGGTGAAACAAGATCACCCATGAACGCGACCATCTCAACGAGTTATACTGCAACAGAGCGTGGTCTGTATCTCCGCCTCTGACTTATTTCGATGCCCCTGACGCGCGATTCCTCCTTCTGCATTGTCGGCGCCTTCCCGGAACTTACATGCAAATGCTAAACCTCCCGTGTTGATCATACCGCCCACGACGCCACCCGTCAGGACACCACCCATAGCTCCGAGCCACGCGCCTCTGCGAatagaagacagagaagcaaaagtaGACCATCCCACTGGAACGAACAGtagagaggaacgagggaAACCGGACCAAACTGGTGATACACAGCGTCGCACTACGTGGTAATCTGGCCTCCCGAAACACCGTGCACATCGGGAACTGAAGCCGAAGCTATATCCAAACTTGAATGCGTTCTTTCACGAGTTTCTCCCACACACAAGCGGACACGCAGGAACtattcttctttctcttcagccACCAAGACGGCTGTGtcgacctcttctccttttgaCGGAATTCCTGTGGTTCCTGCACCATGTGCATTGATCTTTTTCTCCAAATAGCTTTCGAAACTCTCGTATCATGTCCCCGATTCCTTGCtcatctctccttcttctgcttccccgCTTCGATTCTCGAGTGGCTGCCGCCTTTCCGCCCACCCGCTGTTTAGTCCTCGTTTTATTCTTGCGCGCACCTTCGACCGACGAGTAAAATTGAGCAGCAAAGCGTCATCAAACCAGCGGCAAGGCCGAGGCCGCCCGCGACGCAGTAAGTTACGAGGCCGCCAACCAGCCCGCCAGTGAGCGCGCCTGTGACTGATGCCACGACGAGCCAGTTGCCGCCTCCTCGGTAGAAGGTGCTCGACCAGAGGCCCCGAGAAAAGAGGCTTGCCGTCATGGCAATCGCAGTGAACGTTGCCGCCAAGTAGATCACAAACACGACAATCGCCGACGCCCAGACTGGCCAGCACTCGCAGTTGTTCATGCAGAATCCGTCGGCCTGAAAGGCGGCGCAAGCGTCCACACGGGAGGCAACGCGAGCGatgcggaagcgaagaacagcgaggagggacagagggagaaggaaatacAACCCCACGGGTgcggaagaaaagggaggcaCCAAGAAGAAAACCATTATTGATCACTGGCGGTGGGCGACCATAAGCAGCACATGACGACTGAGATACGGAAGGCGCCACAACGGCGAATGAGGAGTGACAGTTCAGAGTGTGAAGGGAGGTTCCATACGCAGTTCATGGAAAACTATGAGGGATCCTAAGAAGAGGAAATaaacagaaaggaaacgcggcACACTACTGGTCAAGAAATGGTGGACAAAAAACAGTCGGGCTGTCCACGTGCTATACCTGGATAAGGGTCGACAGCGGGGTTTGTGTCTTCCACCTTTCACACTTTGCCGACACACACCGCGTGGTCAATTGATATGTGGGCCTTCTGTGTGATGCGAAGGGCGTTTTATCCATAGAAACTCAAGTTAGAATCGGAGACCACTGTCGCCTGGTCTGCCGGCCAAACTTCGCGCGTTCGGTGCAACAAAACTTACCATATAACTGATGCTTTCCACGACACACCTGTTTTATCTCCATTCACCCAAACGTTTTCTACGTCACGTACCGGTATAATTTCAATCGTTGGGGCCTCTCGAAACTGAGCTTGTGTCCTGGTTGTGCGGATGTTTCGCGGTGCTCCGACCAAGCGGACCTGAGAACCAGCGACTGGTGGTAGCGCCTCCattgtctctgcagctcctgACTGACTGGGACCTGCCTCCTCGCTTGTGGAAATCGTCGCCCCATCCACTGTGGGGGCTGTTGCTGTCGCAGGATCAGAGTCGACGTCCGCCTGGGTGGCCGGCGCAGATACCGACTGTGCACTCACAGTTGAGGGTGAAGCCGCAGCGGCAGGGGTCAAAGACACAGTCTGTGGGGCCTCAGCAACTCTTTGAACTGCAACGGGAGACGGGACTGTGGTGCTCGTAGCTGCCGCGGGACCACTAGCCACTGGAGGCTGAGGCGTCTTTACGGCAGCGGCCATCGGCTGTGCCTGAGGAGCAGCGGCCATCGGCTGTGCCTGAGGAGCAGCAGCCGGCTGCGCCTGAGCTGAAACAACGGGAAGCGCTTCAGAGGGAAAGGCAGGCTTTAGCTCAACAGGGACGAGGGGCTGTGCCGCTGTAGGGGCAACAGGCTGCAGTTGAGAGACGTCAACGGGCTGTACCGGAGTGGCAGTCAAAGCCTCGGGGAGTGCCGCGCCTGGAAGCGCTGCGCCGACGACGGGAGTCCGAGCAGCGGACGCAGCGACAGGGGCAActgacgaggagacagcaagcTGAGGGATCGCGGCGAGAGGCGTTGGGGATGCAGGAGTCGCGGGAGCACTTGGGATGGCAGCTGACACCACAGCTGGTGCGGCAGGATTGGAGACTGCAGCAACTCCGGTGCTCGGCTCTTGGGAAGCGATGGCTGCAGGGACCGCGGCGGAAGGGGTGATGGCAGGGTATGCCGGGGCGACAGTGACAATGTCTGTTGGCATAACAGGCTGGGAGTTTACTGGGACAACGGGGACAGCTGGAACGAGTGTCGACGGATCAGTCAGCTGGTCGTGCTCAGCAATTGACTGGAGTCGCGTTAGGTAAGGCGCTGTAAACATTGAGGGtaaaagcgacagaaaacaccAATGAGACATGCCAGGACGACCTGTTGACCACGTGCCGGCCTGAGTGCTCCTGGATTCAATAGAAACGCAAAACAAGAGCTTCTCAGGATTCCTTCACCAATTCCTAATCCTAGGGAGAACAGGGTGAAAACCGCGGTGTCGGAATGCAtggggaggaagacgcaccGCAGGAGAAAAGCAACAACATCTAGTTTTCTGGCAATGGCGTGAGACATCTCTGCGGGGATACAGCTTCTTCAGGTTGCCTTTCATCCCGTTTAATCCCGAATAAGTGCTAACATTCTCAGTCTCTCCTGAGTCGCATGCGCCCGTATGGTTCCTCAGATGCACAAAACTACGCGGGAGAGGACCGAAAAGGACCCTGTGGACTTGTCGCGCCACAcgagaaacagggaaacaCAAGAAAATGTGGGAGTGAccagagaaggggagaaaaggtACCAGATATGTCGCCACGCTTCGGCAGCCCATCTGCTCCCTGTGCCTCGGCCCAGTTCGTTCTCATGCCAACATCCGTGTTGTAGTAAGGCGGTCTCCACAACGCCCACTGTTCCCTTTTCTTGGGGGTTTTCCTACCTTGGAAGGAACTCTCTACCATTTGCTCTCCTGTGTAGCTAGAGGGTTGTTCCAGTTGCAGGAAGCTGAGGCATGCATCGtttccctgtgtctcctgttcaACTCCAGTCGCGGGTCCATCGACGGACACAAAGGCCAGCCCCATGGGCTTCCCGCCATTGCCCGCGAGGCGCAGTTCGGGCAGCTTCAAACTCACACAAGAAtgatgtctctgtttcgctttGGCGCTGTCGCGGCTGAGACTTTTCTGTGTTGTGTGCAGGTGAAGAAAACCCGGTgagtcttctccgtcctgaCCTGCATCTCGTTGGTGTGCTGCGCGCTTGccccctctctttttctccacaaAAGACAAACCACCTTCCTTGACGGCACCCACGCTTCCGGCAGTCCCGCATGCTGCACCGAACTGctcgcatgcatgtgaacACACCCGGACAGTCGTGGAGACGCGCGTCTCAGCCTCCACGAAAGAAATCCCAGAAAACGCGTTGGCATCAACAGAAGCCCACGACTGGGTTTTCATATCGGAGCAGTTGAAAGAGCAGATCAGATGCTGGAGGTGCATTTCGCAGCGGGCGGGGTCCGCTGGCGGGATAtgaagggaggaaacgacTTCGTGGGCGTATCTGGCAGACGCTGTTTGCGACTCTGGCGAACAGCGGAGACACGCGGGTGCCATTGCTGTCAACACCGAGGAAGTAACGGCAGCGTTAGAATGGGAGGAGCGGTGatgtgtctgcgtctgccccGCGTAACTCGGGGCCGCTAGGACGGcaacacagagaagcgaaatAATAGAGACCGCCCAAGCACGCGCCATGGCGAACGAAGGGACGCGGGGAAACTGGAGGGAGACCTCGTTCTCTAGGAAACTCGTGGCTACGGGCAAGGGAGGCGGGGGAAGGAATATATTTTCGAATCACACAAATGAAACGATCTAACTGAACTAGGGAGAGACCTAAACCGGAGCACGGCGCAGGAGGAGGAAACCGAGACACACACTTTCCACGCGACACTGCGCGTGCGTGCAATGTCCTATTCCAGGCTTGAGGATAGAGCTGTTTGATgatctcttctttttcagagTTCAGATGCTACCTCAAATTCACTAGATTGAACTCTCTGCATCAGTCAAACTCTAGTCGCGCCTCCAGTCTCCAGTGCGTGAATCTTGATCATTTAGTCCTCTCAGAACGCACGACCCGTTCTAGGCTGTCGGACGTGAGGAGGGTCATGACGAGGTAG
It contains:
- a CDS encoding hypothetical protein (encoded by transcript TGME49_320260~Signal peptide predicted by SignalP 2.0 HMM (probability 0.988) with cleavage site probability 0.737 at residue 24~Predicted trans-membrane domain (TMHMM2.0):4-24:632-655:667-690:693-713:717-737:741-764); protein product: MARAWAVSIISLLCVAVLAAPSYAGQTQTHHRSSHSNAAVTSSVLTAMAPACLRCSPESQTASARYAHEVVSSLHIPPADPARCEMHLQHLICSFNCSDMKTQSWASVDANAFSGISFVEAETRVSTTVRVCSHACEQFGAACGTAGSVGAVKEGGLSFVEKKRGGKRAAHQRDAGQDGEDSPGFLHLHTTQKSLSRDSAKAKQRHHSCVSLKLPELRLAGNGGKPMGLAFVSVDGPATGVEQETQGNDACLSFLQLEQPSSYTGEQMVESSFQAPYLTRLQSIAEHDQLTDPSTLVPAVPVVPVNSQPVMPTDIVTVAPAYPAITPSAAVPAAIASQEPSTGVAAVSNPAAPAVVSAAIPSAPATPASPTPLAAIPQLAVSSSVAPVAASAARTPVVGAALPGAALPEALTATPVQPVDVSQLQPVAPTAAQPLVPVELKPAFPSEALPVVSAQAQPAAAPQAQPMAAAPQAQPMAAAVKTPQPPVASGPAAATSTTVPSPVAVQRVAEAPQTVSLTPAAAASPSTVSAQSVSAPATQADVDSDPATATAPTVDGATISTSEEAGPSQSGAAETMEALPPVAGSQVRLVGAPRNIRTTRTQAQFREAPTIEIIPADGFCMNNCECWPVWASAIVVFVIYLAATFTAIAMTASLFSRGLWSSTFYRGGGNWLVVASVTGALTGGLVGGLVTYCVAGGLGLAAGLMTLCCSILLVGRRGAWLGAMGGVLTGGVVGGMINTGGLAFALGAGVGLLLGIICGFAPVARQLKVNERYIRQGMAASISGNAGKKHQDAARRGDGGMDHARGGYDPLGSGGEESHRQPKPSALGNTQSSRRPDVTAGSVSRLRSLGLTHQAFTAEDDNLLEQTRSGESDGHEPW